From Methanosarcina lacustris Z-7289, one genomic window encodes:
- the trmY gene encoding tRNA (pseudouridine(54)-N(1))-methyltransferase TrmY — MRDIIIIGHKAMTSGDFSLNDLPGSAGRMDILCRCVSSALFLSFGMRRDVNVHLLLLGEPEPGKIIRFEGLHLRYLNPDERSSGSLISKALLKNATELDTRSTPGVWIRKGDLKSLLAAFDGRTLLYLREDGKDIRELAGEIRDPVFILGDHTGVTEEEEKQLFEAGAQIISVGPISLHSNHCITLIHNELDRVEAERGEIPGGANSEAED, encoded by the coding sequence ACGACCTTCCCGGGTCGGCAGGAAGAATGGATATACTCTGCCGCTGCGTAAGCTCTGCCCTTTTTCTCTCTTTCGGAATGCGCAGGGATGTGAATGTTCACCTGCTTCTTCTGGGGGAGCCTGAACCCGGAAAAATAATCCGTTTTGAAGGGCTCCACCTGAGATACCTGAACCCGGACGAAAGAAGCAGTGGTTCACTTATCAGTAAAGCTCTCCTGAAAAATGCAACCGAACTGGATACCCGGTCCACGCCTGGCGTCTGGATTCGTAAAGGAGACTTAAAGTCCCTGCTGGCGGCTTTTGACGGGAGGACCCTGCTCTATCTTAGAGAAGATGGCAAGGATATCAGAGAACTTGCCGGTGAAATCCGGGACCCTGTTTTTATTCTGGGGGACCACACCGGGGTTACCGAAGAAGAGGAAAAACAGCTTTTTGAAGCAGGAGCACAGATTATCTCTGTTGGCCCCATTTCCCTCCACTCCAACCACTGCATAACCCTTATCCACAACGAACTGGACAGGGTTGAAGCGGAAAGGGGAGAAATTCCAGGTGGAGCAAACTCCGAGGCTGAGGACTGA